A region from the Nodosilinea sp. FACHB-141 genome encodes:
- the proB gene encoding glutamate 5-kinase has translation MSSVQTLVVKIGTSSLTGTSTGQFALSTLAALVETLCTLRQQGHQVVLVSSGAVGIGCRRLNLAERPKTLAMKQAVAAVGQGRLMRIYDDLFSALNQPIAQVLLTRSDLAQRSRYVNSYRTFRQLLQMGVIPIVNENDTVAVEELKFGDNDTLSALVASLIGAQWLFLLTDIDRLYSADPRSNPEAQPIIAIDRLADIQALKAVAGGQGSAWGTGGMLTKLEAAQIATTAGVRTVITDGRQPQNVIKAIAGEAVGTQFAPSPRPSRARKRWIAAGLAPSGRLYLDQGATLAILQGGKSLLAAGITRLEGDFEAQDAVLICAASGEDIARGIINYSARDLSQILGRRSEDIPAILGYAGADTVIHRDNLVIATDTEADEGIDLQD, from the coding sequence GTGAGTTCAGTTCAAACCCTAGTGGTCAAAATCGGTACTTCCAGCCTGACCGGCACTAGCACCGGTCAGTTTGCCCTCTCCACCCTGGCTGCACTGGTTGAAACCCTCTGCACTCTGCGTCAGCAGGGGCATCAGGTCGTTTTGGTCTCCTCAGGGGCTGTAGGCATTGGCTGCCGCCGCCTCAACCTAGCTGAGCGTCCCAAAACTTTGGCGATGAAGCAGGCTGTAGCGGCGGTGGGGCAAGGACGCCTCATGCGCATCTATGACGACCTGTTTTCGGCCCTAAACCAGCCCATTGCCCAGGTACTGCTAACTCGCAGCGACCTAGCCCAGCGATCGCGCTATGTCAACAGCTACCGCACCTTTCGTCAGCTGTTGCAGATGGGCGTGATCCCCATCGTCAACGAGAACGACACTGTTGCTGTGGAAGAACTCAAGTTCGGCGACAATGACACCCTCTCGGCCCTGGTCGCCAGCTTGATTGGTGCTCAGTGGCTGTTTTTACTGACCGATATCGATCGCCTGTATTCTGCTGATCCCCGCTCTAACCCCGAGGCTCAGCCGATTATTGCTATCGATCGGTTAGCAGACATTCAGGCGCTTAAAGCAGTAGCGGGTGGACAGGGATCGGCCTGGGGTACGGGCGGTATGCTAACTAAGCTAGAAGCTGCTCAAATCGCTACTACGGCAGGGGTGCGCACCGTCATAACCGATGGTCGTCAGCCCCAGAATGTGATCAAGGCGATCGCGGGAGAAGCAGTAGGCACTCAATTTGCCCCCTCGCCCCGACCTAGCCGTGCCCGCAAGCGCTGGATTGCTGCTGGCCTTGCTCCCTCGGGCCGCCTTTACCTAGACCAGGGTGCAACTCTAGCCATTCTGCAGGGGGGAAAGTCGCTCTTGGCCGCCGGTATTACTCGTTTAGAGGGAGACTTTGAAGCCCAGGATGCTGTCTTGATCTGTGCTGCCAGCGGCGAAGATATCGCCAGAGGCATTATCAACTACAGCGCCCGAGATCTCAGCCAGATTCTGGGTCGCCGGTCAGAAGATATTCCCGCCATTCTAGGTTACGCCGGAGCAGATACGGTAATCCATCGCGATAACCTAGTTATTGCTACAGATACTGAGGCCGATGAGGGCATCGATCTGCAGGACTAG
- a CDS encoding YqeG family HAD IIIA-type phosphatase, which translates to MSFSRLLQPDLVLDGNVLAISPELLAQHNLKGLILDVDDTLVPLRQAETNPDLAHWMHQMKAIATVWLVSNNVNAHRISRIASLFDVPYLTSAGKPSGRKLKLALAAMDLPVDQVAMVGDRLFTDVLAGNRVGLFTILVNPMPGLNQVARTSPLRTIEVIISQYFGVTF; encoded by the coding sequence ATGTCGTTTTCTCGCCTGCTGCAACCCGATCTAGTGCTGGACGGCAACGTCTTGGCAATTTCGCCTGAGCTGCTGGCTCAGCACAACCTGAAGGGGCTAATTCTGGATGTGGACGATACCCTAGTGCCTCTGCGTCAGGCTGAAACCAACCCTGACCTAGCCCACTGGATGCATCAGATGAAGGCGATCGCGACGGTGTGGCTCGTGAGCAATAACGTCAACGCTCACCGCATCAGTCGGATTGCCTCGTTGTTTGATGTGCCTTACCTGACCAGTGCTGGCAAGCCCTCAGGACGCAAGCTAAAGCTGGCTTTGGCGGCTATGGATCTTCCGGTAGATCAGGTGGCGATGGTAGGCGATCGCTTATTTACCGATGTTTTAGCTGGCAACCGAGTGGGGTTGTTTACTATTCTGGTCAACCCTATGCCGGGGCTCAACCAGGTAGCGCGCACTTCGCCCCTACGGACGATTGAGGTGATAATCTCCCAATATTTTGGAGTCACGTTTTAA
- the mltG gene encoding endolytic transglycosylase MltG: MAKGSRWVRLSFLGLLVPLAAGVAAWQGWAWWSWANQPVSETPAETAPQTVQIQIPPGTPGQQIGQDLEAAGLIRSALAWKLWSRWQTWQNAEGGFQAGTYALNPADSMTAIADVIRSGQVVQTSFTVPEGWNRRQMATYFQEEGFFSADAFLSATERVSKDAYPWLPDGIPHVEGFLFPDTYQLPAEGVTPEAVVNAMLSRFETVALPVYQQATTDLTLLQWATLASIVEKEAVIADERGTIAGVFTNRLKQNMPLGADPTVEYGLGIVQTPEQPLTWTQVGTPSPYNTYINPGLPPTPIASAGKASLEAALAPEATDYLFFVARYDGTHVFSRTLAEHEAARDAIRATIDN, from the coding sequence ATGGCTAAAGGTTCACGCTGGGTTCGGTTGAGTTTTTTGGGATTATTGGTGCCTCTGGCTGCGGGGGTAGCGGCCTGGCAGGGTTGGGCCTGGTGGAGCTGGGCCAATCAACCGGTCAGCGAAACTCCTGCCGAAACTGCGCCTCAAACGGTGCAAATTCAAATTCCGCCGGGCACTCCAGGCCAGCAAATTGGCCAAGATCTGGAGGCGGCCGGTCTGATTCGTTCAGCCCTGGCTTGGAAGCTGTGGTCGCGTTGGCAAACTTGGCAAAATGCCGAGGGTGGGTTTCAGGCGGGCACCTATGCTTTGAACCCTGCTGATTCGATGACCGCGATCGCCGACGTGATTCGCAGTGGTCAGGTGGTGCAAACCTCGTTCACGGTGCCTGAGGGTTGGAACCGTCGCCAAATGGCAACTTATTTTCAGGAAGAGGGGTTTTTCTCTGCCGATGCCTTTCTATCGGCTACTGAGCGAGTGTCAAAGGATGCGTACCCTTGGCTGCCGGATGGTATTCCCCACGTGGAAGGCTTTTTATTCCCCGATACCTATCAGCTTCCGGCTGAGGGGGTGACGCCGGAGGCGGTGGTCAATGCAATGCTGAGCCGTTTTGAGACAGTAGCGCTACCAGTGTACCAACAGGCAACGACCGACCTAACGTTGTTGCAGTGGGCTACCCTAGCCAGCATCGTCGAGAAAGAAGCCGTAATTGCCGATGAGCGCGGCACCATTGCCGGAGTTTTTACCAACCGGCTCAAGCAGAACATGCCTCTAGGGGCCGATCCTACAGTTGAATACGGGTTGGGCATTGTGCAGACACCGGAGCAGCCCCTCACATGGACTCAGGTGGGCACTCCTTCGCCCTACAATACCTACATCAACCCAGGGTTACCCCCAACTCCGATCGCTAGCGCGGGTAAGGCCAGTTTAGAAGCGGCCCTAGCCCCCGAGGCTACCGATTATCTATTTTTTGTGGCTCGCTATGACGGAACTCACGTGTTTAGCCGCACGTTAGCAGAGCACGAAGCCGCCCGCGACGCGATTCGCGCCACTATTGATAACTAG
- a CDS encoding HetZ-related protein 2: MVAADTIAEVWLSRLREDFPNQPQSVCQSVVSWLLGESPERLATLADADLKIARQAIEYRYRILQQRYWDVSPEQGYQRLIKRLSSLFLIRNKIKTWISLSRDRRRTVVDVIQEVIQEMMRSDRHLAQQLKWISTCTQNSRLRNLLMLASIEEYCLRPIRNQPLIIYRFVNYLHRSQKGGMTQVPTGELIRLVSDEIAPNDSEDSLSLLDVEAWNQYQDEQTELEQQSMRQQVKNSFVNYLSRNLDDTAARWLELHLNGLSQEQIAQALGMPVQQVYRLREKISYHAIRIFALREQPAMVLGWLKTSLQEHNFGLTPAQWEGFWQDLSPEEQAILTAYKSEHPPDDLARRLGLKSRQIQAQWVQLYLRAQELRTQTEG, from the coding sequence ATGGTCGCGGCAGACACTATAGCCGAGGTTTGGTTGTCCCGTTTGCGGGAGGACTTTCCCAATCAGCCCCAGTCGGTTTGCCAAAGCGTTGTCAGCTGGCTGTTAGGAGAATCGCCAGAGCGGTTAGCTACCCTAGCTGATGCTGACCTCAAGATCGCTCGTCAGGCGATTGAGTATCGCTACCGCATTCTGCAGCAGCGCTATTGGGATGTGAGCCCAGAGCAGGGCTATCAGCGGCTGATCAAGCGGCTCAGCAGCCTGTTCTTAATTCGCAACAAGATTAAAACTTGGATCTCGCTCAGCCGCGATCGCCGCCGCACCGTGGTTGATGTGATCCAGGAAGTGATTCAGGAGATGATGCGCAGCGATCGCCACTTAGCCCAGCAGCTCAAGTGGATCTCAACCTGCACCCAAAACTCACGGCTGCGCAATCTGCTGATGTTGGCCAGCATTGAGGAATACTGCCTGCGCCCCATTCGCAACCAGCCCCTCATCATTTATCGCTTCGTTAACTATCTGCACCGCAGTCAAAAGGGCGGCATGACTCAGGTGCCCACTGGAGAACTAATTCGCCTAGTCTCTGACGAAATTGCCCCCAACGACAGTGAAGACTCGCTCAGCCTGCTCGATGTAGAGGCTTGGAACCAGTACCAGGACGAGCAAACCGAACTGGAGCAGCAGAGTATGCGCCAGCAGGTCAAAAACTCCTTTGTCAACTACCTCAGCCGTAACCTAGATGACACGGCGGCTCGATGGCTAGAGCTACACCTCAACGGTCTTTCCCAAGAGCAGATTGCCCAGGCGCTCGGTATGCCTGTGCAGCAGGTCTATCGGCTGCGCGAAAAGATTAGTTACCACGCAATTCGAATTTTCGCTCTACGAGAGCAGCCGGCCATGGTGCTCGGCTGGCTAAAAACCTCGCTGCAAGAGCATAACTTTGGTCTCACCCCGGCCCAATGGGAAGGCTTTTGGCAAGATCTCTCCCCAGAAGAACAGGCAATTTTGACAGCCTATAAATCTGAGCATCCCCCCGACGATTTAGCCCGCCGTCTAGGGCTCAAAAGTCGGCAAATTCAGGCTCAGTGGGTGCAGCTTTACCTGCGTG
- a CDS encoding sugar transferase: MLSLQTDSSGSAPPEISISIAHPSARCLIKRSIDILGALVGLAILILVALPVALAIRLDSPGPIFYAQTRYGLKGKPFTIWKFRSMVQNADALKRTVSNQAQGLIFKNENDPRITRVGRVLRKTSLDEFPQFWNVLKGDMSLVGTRPPTEDEVSRYSPHHWRRLDVKPGITGQWQISGRSAIKDFEEIVHLDLQYQAIWSPWYDLQVILKTVTVLLDRKGAF; this comes from the coding sequence ATGTTATCCCTTCAGACAGATAGCTCTGGAAGTGCTCCTCCAGAGATTTCTATATCTATTGCTCATCCGTCGGCCCGGTGCCTAATTAAGCGCTCTATAGATATTTTGGGCGCCCTGGTAGGATTGGCCATACTGATTTTGGTAGCGCTGCCAGTTGCTCTGGCCATTAGGTTAGATAGCCCTGGCCCTATTTTCTACGCCCAAACTCGCTACGGTCTCAAAGGTAAGCCTTTCACCATCTGGAAATTTCGCTCCATGGTGCAAAATGCTGATGCCCTTAAGAGAACAGTATCAAATCAGGCCCAGGGGCTAATTTTTAAGAACGAAAACGATCCCCGCATCACCCGAGTTGGCCGTGTTTTGCGAAAGACGAGCCTAGATGAGTTTCCACAATTTTGGAATGTACTCAAAGGCGACATGAGCCTGGTTGGCACTCGCCCTCCCACCGAAGATGAGGTCTCTCGCTACAGCCCTCACCATTGGCGGCGACTCGATGTTAAGCCTGGCATCACAGGACAGTGGCAAATCAGTGGTCGCTCAGCCATCAAAGACTTTGAGGAAATTGTGCACCTAGATTTGCAGTATCAGGCCATTTGGTCGCCCTGGTACGATCTTCAAGTCATTCTCAAAACGGTCACAGTACTGCTCGATCGCAAAGGTGCCTTTTAA